In Telopea speciosissima isolate NSW1024214 ecotype Mountain lineage chromosome 10, Tspe_v1, whole genome shotgun sequence, the DNA window TCTTTAGCATTAGCTAGATTTGTTGGGTTCCTAATATTTCAGAGAATTCTCATTTGGGTCTTTAGATTTCAGAGGTTCTACTcaacttctctttcccttctccaaTCCAAACATGACCTTGTATTTGAACAATCGAAGGGTTCAAAGGTTTGGGCTGAAATGACAAACCAGAATCATGAACGGTCAGGAAGGTGGCTTTGTAGGGGAGAGGTGGAGATGGTAATGgagaatttggggttttttgttaACAAAGATGACGAAAAACTCCAGGTGGGATTGGGTTTGGAAGAGCTTTCAGCCATGTTTGAGGAGGAGCCCAGCATAGAGGAGGTGAAGGAAGCGTTTGATGTGTTTGATGAGAACAAAGATGGGTTCATAGATGCAAGGGAGTTGCAGAGAGTACTCTGTAGTTTGGGCTTTGCCGAAGGGTCAGGGGTGCAGGATTGCAGAAAGATGATTAGAGCTTTCGACATGAACGGAGATGGGAAGATAGATTTTGGTGAGTTTGTGAGGTTTATGGAAAATAGCTTCTAATGAACTTTTATTCTTTTGTACAGTATTGAATCAAAACTTTGATTCAGTTTATACTCTTTTACGATTCACTGATTTTGTGTTTTCCATGGAATATCCTCTGATGgatattttttgatttttgatggATATTAGTCCCTCCAATGAAGAGGAAATAAATTCAACATATATTCTAGCCCTATTTGTGTGCACAATACATAGATAAATGCATCAAAGTGAGGGAACTCACAAAATTGCTTCGACAAGGTGAGTTCATTGATTTGCTAAGAATTATCATTGTAATCCTTGAgtacatggttttagtgcacgatatcggaatgggtatcggctACCCGtaaaaccgatatgataccgatatggtatcggctTGGATCGGATAAAAATATCTCtgaattctttttaaaaaaatgagttttctaaccattttaccccttgtccgtaccgtgcTATCAATacggtatcgatacgatatcggtATTGATGACTAGCAAAATTGATACATATCGCCCGATACAGACGATATGATACCGATTCTTAGAACCATGCTTGGGTAACCTACTAGCTATTCATTGATTTATGAAAGAATAACCATTTGTTATGATATTTTTACTTggacaaaattttcctccacccatagaggacggttcacccaccttcctagggttcacaaacccctcctagggttttgatatgttccaaaataccctcccgatacccattcctCTCTTACGCCCCTCGATCATTTTTACTTTACATGttattttgaatctttttcaATGGGCAACAAATAAAAtctaaaagggaaaataacCACTCCCTCCCTGTGTTTTTTAAAATTACATTCGGCCCCCTTTGGCTGTTGGTGTTAGTTATAGTTTAagaagaccattttacccttacactcttcttcttcttcttcctctaataACCCCACCCGTGTTGTGGGTGCAACCCggatcattatcacctacaattctgacaccctccaattccctacaatccctcacatgggagtgaaatgaccacttacccattgccttgggaagtgtgtccaggcagtgggtaagtggtcatttcagctcccatgtgaggaattgtaGGGggattggagggtgtcagaattgtaggagataaaaattcggTGCAACCCATCTCCCATCGATCATGTTTGGCCACATTGCACAGGTCACGTTTGACGCTAGAATAGGAGGACAAACGTGACTAACTCATGATATTTCTAAGCTTCAGGCCCATTCTAATGGAATCTTAagtaaaaaatatttcattgcTTGGTGTAGTGATatgagtccggatcctctccaacgacattgaagaggattcctCTCCAATGACCTTCTCCAAATGCCACGTTTGATGTCAATTAATCGAGAGTTAACttttattctcctttttttttattttttgtatttttcttttttcctctctccctcttttttaggAATTcataaatcttgattgagatGAAATAGGTAATTAAGATAGAGTCCTGGAATCTGAGTCAAGAATCcaatctcaaatctctctctctctctctctctctcccacacaCCTTATGCGAAAGAATACTGCAACTCACATTGGTTTCTCTTCATTATCTCTTTACATCTCTCGCCTGTGTCTGTGTTTTGCAAAATACGCTGCAAGTGCTGCATcaaccaatttggatcctctaacGCTACCCGTCCTGCACTTTGTTGCGCAGACACAGGGCCGCacacaatgatcgccttacccctgctcgcagccctgtgtctgcgcagcacagcGTAGGACGGGTAGCGCACCTTAGAGGATCTGGATCGTGCATCAACTACCGTATGAATTGAGGCCAAAGCTGGAATCGGATCGGCCAAATCGTATcagtattggtatcggatcggcCAATTCTTTCCAGTATCGATATTGGATCGTCTAATTTGCATCAATATCGGTTGAGACCAATACTGATTCCTGACCGATCCCGTCTCGGTGGATTAGTACTGACAaggataaaaatttaaattaaaaatctaatttttttaaaggaagTAGGGGTAAACCTAACCGGTTTGGATCGATAGAGATCGATATCGATTACCAAAACCCATGGGCGCATGGTATTGGATCAGGTAtcggtcacttgcaaaaccaatatgataccgCTATGGTATCGACAAGGATTGACCATATTTGACAAAATTGCTGTTGATTTCCCTTTAAAAGAAGttatttgactattttaccccttgttcatACTATGTCACTGATACGTTATCAACACAATATCTGGATCGACCACAATCGAAACCATTACATATCACCCCAATACGagcgatatgataccaatacatATCGTGGACGATGCGATAATACCTAATACCATGTTAAACACTTTAGTCAAAGCTTTCAAATTTAACTTtaacttcaacaaaaaaaaaaaaaaaaaaaaaaaaactttaaagaTTTGCAGTTAAGATTTTAACATGGTTGGGACGTATCTTAATTACCTATTTCAACTCAATCATAATTTATGAATTcctaaaataaagagagagagcaaaaagaaaaatagaaaaaaaaaacggagAATGAAAGTTAAGTCTCTGTTAATTGACATCAAACGTGGGATTAAGAGAAGGTCTTTGGAGAGGATCTGCGCTTGTAGTGatattaccttttttttatttttttgatcaaACATACATCAGCTCAACACTACAAGAAACTGGTGCAACCGCGGCACTTTGGGTTGAGCTATTGCGGCATTTTTTACAAATGTCGTCATATATGAAGATATACAGACATTTTTAACAAAAGCATATATAAAGGTATAATGGCGTATAGGTACAAACGTCGTCATATATGAATATATAACGGCATTTGTCCACAATCGCCGTTAAACTAATTAATTTTCGCGgtgttttttttaacaaatgccACTGTAGTTTACCATATAATGatgatttaatatttttattaacgACGTTTTCAAAGAAATGCCGTTTTATGTTACGATACAATGAAGTTTATAAGTAAACGCCGTATAAAACAATAGATTTCCAAAACGAAAAAACCCAAATTGTTTTCACTTCCCCGcgctttccatctctctctcaaaaacctTTTCGTTTCTCCCCCTCTCGCCATATACGAACTTCTCCGTCTCTCTCGCCCTCAATATCTCAATGATTCCTATCACCCTCAATCTTTCACCAATCTCTCTTGCCTATGACTCCTCTCATATCTGTTGCCCTCTCTCTGATCTCTCTCGCCCTCAATTGATCTCTCTCATTGATCCCTATCGCTTACGAATTCCCCTCTCATCTCTCTCGCCCTCGTTCTTAATATCTCACGGATTTCTCTCGCCCTCACCCTGTCAATCTACCGCTGGTCAGTGTCTTGCTCTCAGTATCTCTATTATTTCAATCTTTCTGTTATCCTTCTCTCTTTGGTTGTGGGTTTTCAACAGCTTTTTGAGGATAATAGctaatagaaaacaaaagaggcTCTAGGAATTGCTTCATCGAGGACGACAATCCGCTACTTAGGGTATTGCTTTTGCAGGTAAAATTTCTTTTGCATACTGTTCATTGAGCAATATACTGTCATTCTCTTtcattatttgggggcttttgcATGTAAAACCCCAATGTATTGCCTTGGCTAGAACAGGTAGAGGGACTCCCTGAATCCCTCTTTGTTATGTTTTACCTGAATGAAGTGCTTTAATTTTGTGAGCTTTGTCCTTTTCAGTTGTTTTTCTATGGCGGTAATGATTATGTTTTAATTTCCACCCTCACTTCCCCTGCTTTATCACATTCTAGGTTGTCTCAAGTTTTGGGTTTCTGAATCAATACTTTGAGCCTTATTTATACTTTCATACTTTAGTAGTCTTATTTCTAAATTTCATTAGGATACATTGATTTTGATCCTGTGATTGGAAAGAAAGTGTTATGAATAGAATATTGGAATAATAGAATATGGGGTAGTAGCTACACTACGATATTACCAAAGACAATATTATTGAGGAATGTAGATGGTTCTTGGCTTATTGCCAATCTATTggtttttatcttctttccaAGTCTGAGGGCCACCCAGTTCGTGATCATCCAGTCATTGCTTGCCTTGTAGAGATCAAGAGTTTGTAGGGGAAGGTCCTCATATTCTTCCTAATCTATGTtgtgaataattttttttaagtgagAGTCAGCATCTTGTCCAAGATATTATTTATTAAGTAGCTTATCGTGTTAGGACTGAAAGTACAGTCAACCTTATCATTTTGGGTGTACCATCCATcattttatacttttatttAACTCtgattattgattttttttttcaacttgagCCATTATGCAGCCTCATTATGAAAAGGTTGCAAGGCTTTTCAATGGACCTGATGCAGCACATCCTGGAGTTGTATTCATGGCGAGGGTAGACTATGCATCAAAGGTATATGGCCATGGTTTCTTCAAGAGTTTTGTAACCATGtagctttaaaaccacttgtTCATGAAACAGATAAATTCATCTTTGAGCTTGTTCATAGTTTCTTATCTTCctgcttttctcttttttttttccccccattcTAATAGTCCCTCTCTTTTTTGAATGTGTGGCAGCACAGATAAATACAAAGCTCTGTGATAGATTTTCAGTTGGCCATTATCCTATGCTCCTTTGGGGTCCTCCATCTAAATTTGCATCTAGTGGTTGGGAACCTAAACAAGACAAAAGCGAAATACGTCTCATTGATGATGGACGGACAGCTGATCGCCTTCTTAATTGGATTAATAAGCAATTGGGAAGGTATGTACACCGAAGTATGCTATTTGTATTCTTAGTCGGGCACCATACTGGAAGAGACATGTAGCAGCTGCAACCGAAGTAACTTATTTATTGATATCTGAAgtgttttttttagtttttgttttggtttagaATAGCTGTCTTAAGTGGTCTATGtggaaaaaataattttttggacatgtTGAAACTTACATTGAAGGTTTTTGCTTCATGTAGAACAAATATCTGaaatttttgttgtttcttt includes these proteins:
- the LOC122643382 gene encoding probable calcium-binding protein CML45 is translated as MAKAVSSSLALARFVGFLIFQRILIWVFRFQRFYSTSLSLLQSKHDLVFEQSKGSKVWAEMTNQNHERSGRWLCRGEVEMVMENLGFFVNKDDEKLQVGLGLEELSAMFEEEPSIEEVKEAFDVFDENKDGFIDARELQRVLCSLGFAEGSGVQDCRKMIRAFDMNGDGKIDFGEFVRFMENSF